The following are from one region of the Kwoniella dendrophila CBS 6074 chromosome 6, complete sequence genome:
- a CDS encoding glucose-6-phosphate isomerase, producing the protein MSTGKPATQYQAWKKLQELHSSKQSKLVLKELFKSDPKRFSTFSKQFKSSSPEVSLLLDYSKNLIDDEVLSTLFELAKESNVETFRDDMFSGKHINTSEDRAVLHIALRNPPIDKGGFKINEQGVDEVHDVLNHIKEFSNSIRSGEWKGYTGKSIDTVVNIGIGGSDLGPVMVCEALKHYSKRDLKSYFVSNIDGTDLAEVLKLCNTETTLFIVASKTFTTQETITNAESAKSWFLEQAKDQVHVAKHFVALSTNAKAVTAFGISESNMFAFWDWVGGRYSLWSAIGLSIALSIGYDNFQELLNGAHEMDKHFKSAPLEENLPVILALVGIWYNDFYGAQTQALLPYDQYLKKFADYFQQGDMESNGKSVTKDGSKVDYETGPIIWGQSGTNGQHAFYQLIHQGTKLIPCDFLAPVETLNPISGGKHHEILLSNFFAQPEALAFGKTEQEVREELGAEASKNAALVKSKIFEGNKPTNSILFQKLTPGTLGALVALYEHKIHVQGAIWGINSYDQMGVELGKVLAKNILKQLGSESDVQGHDSSTTGLIHFYQQNRK; encoded by the exons ATGTCTACCGGAAAACCTGCTACTC AATACCAAGCTTGGAAAAAACTTCAAGAACTTCATTCATCTAAACAATCTAAATTAGttttaaaagaattatttaaATCTGATCCTAAAagattttcaacattttcaaaaCAATTTAAATCTAGCTCCCCTGAagtatcattattattagattattcaaaaaatttgattgatgatgaagttttatcaacattatttgaattagctaaagaatctAATGTAGAAACATTTAGAGATGATATGTTTTCAGGTAAACATATTAATACATCAGAAGATAGAGCTGTTTTACATATCGCATTAAGAAATCCTCCaattgataaaggtggatttaaaATTAATGAACAAGGTGTAGATGAAGTTCATGATGTTTTAAATCATATTAAAGAATTTAGTAATTCAATTAGATCAGGTGAATGGAAAGGTTATACTGggaaatcaattgatacaGTAGTAaatattggtattggtggttCAGATTTAGGTCCTGTAATGGTTTGTGAAGCTTTAAAACATTATTCTAAAAGAGATTTAAAATCTTATTTCGTATCAAATATTGATGGTACAGACTTAGCAGAAGTTTTAAAACTTTGTAATACAGAAACTACCCTTTTCATCGTCGCTTCAAAAACTTTTACAACTCAAGAAACTATTACAAATGCTGAAAGTGCTAAATCATGGTTCCTGGAACAAGCTAAAGAC CAAGTTCACGTTGCCAAACACTTCGTTGCCCTTTCCACCAATGCTAAAGCAGTAACTGCCTTCGGTATCTCTGAATCCAACATGTTTGCATTCTGGGATTGGGTTGGTGGTCGATACTCACTTTGGTCAGCCATTGGTCTTTCCATCGCTCTTTCAATCGGTTACGACAACTTCCAAGAGTTATTGAACGGTGCTCATGAAATGGATAAACACTTCAAATCTGCTCCTCTTGAAGAAAACTTGCCTGTCATCCTTGCTTTAGTTGGTATTTGGTACAATGACTTCTATG GTGCTCAAACTCAAGCTCTCCTCCCATATGACCAATACCTTAAAAAATTCGCCGATTACTTCCAACAAGGTGATATGGAATCCAACGGTAAAAGTGTCACCAAAGATGGTTCAAAAGTAGACTACGAGACTGGT CCTATCATCTGGGGTCAAAGTGGTACCAATGGTCAACACGCTTTCTACCAACTCATTCACCAAGGTACTAAGCTCATCCcatg TGATTTCCTCGCTCCCGTTGAAACTCTCAACCCTATTTCAGGCGGTAAACACCATGAAATTTTATTATCTAACTTCTTTGCCCAACCTGA AGCTCTTGCATTCGGTAAAACTGAACAAGAAGTAAGAGAAGAACTTGGTGCTGAAGCATCTAAGAATGCTGCTTTAGTCAAATCAAAGATTTTCGAAGGAAACAAACCAACCAACTCAATCTTATTCCAAAAACTTACACCTGGTACACTCGGTGCTTTAGTTGCTTTATATGAACACAAAATTCACGTTCAAGGAGCTATCTGGGGTATCAATTCTTATGATCAAATGGGTGTTGAACttggtaaa GTTCTCGCTAAGAACATTCTTAAACAACTTGGTTCAGAAAGTGATGTTCAAGGTCATGACAGTTCT ACTACCGGTCTCATTCATTTCTACCAACAAAACAGAAAATAA